One part of the Sander vitreus isolate 19-12246 chromosome 10, sanVit1, whole genome shotgun sequence genome encodes these proteins:
- the kctd12b gene encoding BTB/POZ domain-containing protein KCTD12b, producing the protein MALPDSGMSGEEVPFPEIVELNVGGQVYITRYSTLTSVPDSLLWEMFSRKSAKGLARDTKGRFFVDRDGFLFRYILDYMRDQQLVLPDHFPERGRLQREAEFFNLPELVKLLVPKISKQNSLGDEGCQSDPEDSSPGIDMAPNLSSLGAVAAACASLVPGTMDGKRSGFITIGYRGSYTLGRDSHTDAKFRRVARIMVCGKTSLAKEVFGETLNESRDPDRPPERYTSRYYLKFTFLEQAFDKLADAGFHMVACNSTGTCAFAHEQTDDKIWTSYTEYVFYRE; encoded by the coding sequence ATGGCTTTACCAGATAGTGGCATGTCTGGGGAGGAGGTACCCTTCCCAGAGATTGTAGAGCTCAATGTGGGCGGCCAGGTGTACATAACCCGATATTCTACCCTCACAAGTGTGCCAGACTCCCTGCTATGGGAGATGTTCAGTCGAAAGTCAGCCAAAGGACTGGCCAGGGACACCAAGGGTCGCTTCTTTGTGGACCGTGATGGTTTCCTGTTCCGTTACATCCTGGACTACATGCGAGACCAGCAGCTGGTTCTGCCAGACCACTTCCCTGAGCGCGGGCGTTTGCAGAGAGAGGCTGAGTTCTTCAACCTGCCAGAGCTTGTCAAACTGCTGGTGCCCAAAATCAGCAAGCAGAACTCGCTTGGCGACGAGGGATGTCAGAGCGACCCGGAGGACTCCTCACCTGGGATTGACATGGCCCCTAACCTCAGCTCCCTGGGTGCTGTCGCTGCTGCCTGTGCCAGCCTGGTGCCCGGTACCATGGATGGCAAACGGTCTGGGTTCATCACTATTGGCTACCGAGGCTCATACACCCTGGGCCGTGACAGCCACACCGATGCTAAATTCCGCCGGGTGGCACGGATCATGGTGTGTGGGAAGACCTCTCTGGCCAAAGAGGTGTTTGGGGAGACGCTGAACGAGAGTCGTGACCCCGACCGCCCCCCTGAGCGCTACACATCCCGCTACTATCTCAAGTTCACCTTTCTGGAGCAGGCTTTTGACAAGCTGGCTGATGCAGGCTTCCACATGGTGGCCTGTAATTCCACAGGAACCTGCGCCTTTGCCCATGAGCAGACGGACGACAAGATCTGGACCAGCTACACTGAATATGTGTTCTACCGTGAGTGA